One window of the Arthrobacter sp. D5-1 genome contains the following:
- a CDS encoding TrkA family potassium uptake protein — translation MAHFVIMGCGRVGATLAHTLEDAGHSVAIIDQDERAFRRLRNTFTGRKVTGVGFDRDTLKQAGVEEAYAFAAVSSGDNSNILATRVARETFHVAHVVARIYDPGRAEIYQRLGIPTVAAVRWSADQVLRRILPEQHLAGDYREPSGRLVLAEVELHEDWIGHSLASIEAASGIRIAFLTRFGEGVLPQAGTAYQEGDTVHAMLSLDRTSEISRILAKAPAKES, via the coding sequence ATCATGGGTTGCGGCCGTGTTGGCGCAACCCTGGCACACACTTTGGAGGATGCCGGCCATTCGGTCGCCATCATCGACCAGGACGAGCGGGCCTTCCGCCGGTTGCGCAACACCTTTACCGGCCGCAAGGTCACCGGGGTGGGTTTCGACCGGGACACCCTTAAGCAGGCCGGCGTGGAAGAGGCCTACGCCTTCGCCGCCGTCTCCAGTGGCGACAACTCGAACATCCTGGCCACCCGGGTGGCCCGCGAGACCTTCCACGTTGCCCACGTCGTGGCACGGATCTACGATCCCGGCCGCGCCGAAATCTACCAGCGACTGGGCATCCCCACGGTGGCAGCCGTCCGCTGGAGCGCCGACCAGGTCCTTCGCCGCATTCTTCCGGAGCAGCATTTGGCCGGAGACTACCGTGAGCCTTCAGGCCGGCTCGTGCTGGCCGAAGTGGAGCTGCACGAGGATTGGATTGGGCACAGCCTCGCTTCGATCGAGGCGGCCTCGGGAATCCGCATCGCCTTCCTCACCCGGTTTGGTGAGGGCGTGCTCCCCCAGGCCGGCACGGCTTACCAGGAAGGCGATACGGTCCACGCGATGCTGAGCCTGGACAGAACGTCCGAGATCAGCCGGATCCTCGCCAAAGCACCCGCCAAGGAGTCTTAG